The following are encoded in a window of Carettochelys insculpta isolate YL-2023 chromosome 30, ASM3395843v1, whole genome shotgun sequence genomic DNA:
- the APCS gene encoding serum amyloid P-component, translating to MAKLQLWLFVLAGLSGALAQTDLRGQVFIFPRESADAHVILSMNNRGPLQNFTVCLQYLTDLTRAYSLFSYTTRTRDNELLLYREKPGLISLFVAGEAVTFKVPENTGTHSAWEHVCASWESATGIAELWVNGIPLPRKGLKKGYSVSDQGIIVLGQEQDRFGGAFDAKQSFVGEMTDVYMWELGTSTDAMGAPSTGSQLPPSILGWDALRYQLKGYVVLKPVLR from the exons ATGGCGAAGCTGCAACTTTGGCTCTTTGTCCTCGCCGGCCTCTCAGGGGCCCTCGCCCAGACAG ATCTCAGAGGgcaggtgtttatttttccaaggGAGTCCGCTGACGCCCACGTGATCCTGAGCATGAATAACAGAGGTCCTCTGCAGAATTTCACCGTGTGTCTGCAATACCTCACTGACCTGACCCGGGCCTACAGCCTGTTCTCCTATACTACCAGGACCAGAGACAACGAGCTTCTCCTCTACAGGGAAAAGCCTGGGCTGATCAGTCTCTTTGTTGCGGGGGAAGCAGTGACCTTCAAAGTCCCAGAAAACACAGGCACACACAGTGCCTGGGAACACGTCTGTGCTAGCTGGGAATCGGCCACAGGCATTGCCGAGCTCTGGGTGAACGGGATCCCTTTACCCAGGAAGGGGCTGAAGAAGGGTTACTCTGTCAGCGACCAGGGTATCATtgtcctggggcaggagcaggacagaTTCGGGGGTGCATTTGATGCCAAGCAATCATTTGTAGGGGAAATGACTGACGTGTACATGTGGGAGCTTGGCACCTCAACTGATGCTATGGGGGCTCCCAGCACTGGTtcacagctgcccccctccatCCTGGGTTGGGATGCTTTGCGCTATCAGTTAAAGGGGTACGTGGTATTGAAACCTGTGCTAAGATAA